Part of the Pseudobdellovibrionaceae bacterium genome is shown below.
AGCCCGAAAGCGGCTAGAAGGCCTCCCTGACTGAAACAGGTTGTGGCACCGTCATTGCAATTGTACCCATGAGAGTCTTGGGGGGACAATAGATTCTTTAAAATTTACTATTGTTTTTTTGGTCGTTGCTTAAGTGGAGTGTCGTGCCTTCAACAGTAACAATCGGTGATATTTTTTGTCCAATTGGATTTAAAAATGAAGAGGGTATTTAAGTTTCTGAAGGCGACATTGCCTTAGGTAGATATTCAGATGCGGTATGTGGGAGACCTTTCCGAACGCCTAGGTCGGACGTCGTTTTTCAGTAGATGAATTGCTGAGAATTTAAAAAACATATCATGATGATTTATATGGTGTGATTTTTTTTAACGGATTTGACATTTACTAGCATCTAACTCAATTTTTCGCCACTAGATGCCTGGCGTAATACGGAAGGTACATATGAGCGGTCATTTAGTTTTTATCTTCATTCTTCTTTCATTTCTTGCTCCGACAGAGCTTCGAGCTGAACGAGTCAATTCGAGGGATACATTCACCATCGACACACTCCCCCCGGGATCTGTCCCCGCTTGGTTTTACACCCAGGTTTCAGGGGGCACAGGCGGACCCTGGCCGCCAGATATTTTTAAGGCCGAGCCGAACTTTCATGCGATTACTGGCTATCTTAGGGGCACAAGCACCATGGATTTAGCTGACACCGGGGTGTTTTTATTTAAAGAGTATTTTTCAGGGGTGAATGAGTATTTAAGTAGAAACGAAGACTACGCCTTAGCCAATTACACTAATTCTTATTATGAAATGACCGGGATGAAACGCACTTGGCAACCCGATCATTATTACGTAGATGGCTCAATTTTTGCGAAATGGGATGCCACTTTAAGAAGAAAAAGCGATGGCGCCATCCAGATCGGCCAATGGCGGCGAGGGCAGAGCACCTATCATGGGCGTGCATGTCCTAAGGGGTACAAAGGAGTTATTCTGAGAAACATTGATGCTTCTACGGAATATTTTTGTGCTCCCAAGTCAGATGCGATGAACCCCGAACAAAATTACGGAGCTTCCTGCAATTCTGGCCCTACAAATCCAATCAATCTAAGTACGGGGAACAAGTATCAAGAAATCACCGTGATTTCTCCTAAAGGTAGTAGCCCTCTTTATTTTAAGTTTTACTACAACAGCCAAAGATCCGCCGCTGGAAAATGGACTCATAGTTTTTCTCGTCACTTGACTGACACTCTTGCTAGTTCTCTGGCACAGAACGCCAGTGCGGCCATATCTGGACGAGCCAGTGTAATTAGTATTTCCGCTGTCCGTGATGATGGCAGAACCCTTACATTTTGGAACACCATAGATTGGACCAATAAAAAAACAGAGCGGGATACCTGGTTTGGTTCGTCTACGAGTGCGGAGAGATTGCTGTCTGCCTACGATGATAGTGGCAACCTAATTGGCCTATTGTTGGAAGACGAGGCCGGTAATAGAGAGAGCTATGATATCAATGGCCGCTTACTCAATATTGGTTATGATGACGGACGATTTGTTGAGGCGAGATACAATGCGCAAGGAAAATTAACAAGACTTATTGATGAATTTGGCAATACACTGAGAGTTTCTCGCAAGAAGTCTAATGGAAACATTCAAGCGGTCGTAGACCTCACTGGAAATCGTTTTCGTATCAAAGGAACTGGTAAAGATAATAGTTTTCGCTTGAAGGAAATAATATTTCCGGATGCCACGTTAGACATTAAGTTTGATAATCCCACTACAAAACTGCTCTACGAAGACCAGCGTGACAATACATTGCTGACGGGCCTAGTTGACCCTGCCAACAATGTTGTCGGAAGCTGGGCTTATGATGACCAGGGCAGAGCTGTTTTAAGTGTAAAACAAAATGGATCACACGCCTATTCAGTGGCGTATAATCCAGATGGCTCGGCGACGGTTACGGACCCCTATGGCATCAGTAAAACGTTTAAATTCAAGAGTGTGTTGGGTATAAATCGCGTAGCCAGTATCAGCGGCGAATATTGCAATATTTGTATCAACAGTGTTGCGAAAAAAGAATACAACGCTGCCGGAAACCTCGAGCGTGAAACAGACTTCCGTGGCAACGTCACCTACTACGAGTATAACGATAGAAATCTTTTGACTCTCAAAGTAGAAGGCGAGGGGTCGGCTGATCCGCGCACGACAACTATCCAGTGGGAGCCGGATTTCAATAAGCCGGACAAGATTACAGTAGGTAGACTTACAACTGACTATGATTACAATAAAAAGCGGAAACTGATCAGGGTAACAAAAACTAGTAGCGATACTTCACTAGTCAGCAAGACCATCTATAAATATTATAGCAACAACAAATTGAAATCAGTAGACGGCCCCCGCAAATCTGTAGACGGCGTCAACGACGTTACTCTTTATCGGTGGGACTCGTTAGGCAATTTAAGCAGCATTACCAATGCCTATGGCCACAAGACGACTTTTAAAGAGATCATTGGTAACAAGATCACAGAATATGCCAATGATCTGGATCCCTCTGAATTAAGTCGCATAGTAGAAGTGACTTCGCCGAATGGCTCTATTCGTTATAAGTACTACGATCTTAAAAATCGCGAGGTGAGAAGTTCAATTGGTGATCGCACGATCACTTATATATACAACGATATGGATCAACTTGTTGAAGAGATCGGTCCTAAATCAAATAGTAAGGGTGTAATGGGTAAAAAGATCTACACCTATGATGCCAATGGAAATGTAGATTTAATAACAAATGAAATTGGAGAATCCATTAAGCACAAATACGATCAAATGAATAATCTTGAAACGGTTACTTATTTTGATCGTTCTGGAACGGCTCGACGTCATGTTAATATGTATTATGACAATAACAATCGCTTGGCCGTGTCTGAAGCTGGAATGGGTCAGCAAATTAGAACAACATACAACCCTCAGGGTCTTGTTAAGACAATAAAAAATCCTAATGTCGACCTGTTGAACTTTGATTACGATAGTCTCAATCGCCGTAATTTGCTTGTAGATCCTGCCGGAGTGACCTCTACACTTGTGTACGACGAATTTGATAATGTAGAGCAGGTAACAGACCCGAAAGGCAATACCACCCATTATTCCTATAACGGACTTGGTTACTTAGTGGGAATTGAGAGTCCTGACTCTGGACCGACTAGTTTTGTGCCCGATGAAGCAGGTAACATTGTGAGCAAGACGGGTGCAAAGGGTGAGTTTTTCACTTATAGGTATGATGCTCTTAACAGAATAACGTCTGTAGAGGCTCCAAATCCAGCAGATAGTGTTTATTATGAATACGATCAATGTGCCAATGGGATTGGTTCATTGTGTAGCGTAAGACGAGATAAAACCTTACTGACTTATGCTTACAATAACTACGGTGAGGTTGTTGAAAGATCTCAAAGCTACGGTGAAACTCCGGAAAACTCCACAGCAAAAGCTGTCTTAAATTACCAATACGATCAAATGGGTTTACTTGTTGGTATGGTTTATCCCAGCGGTATGGAAGTGAGCTATCAGCGTAATCTTGCGGGGCAAATAAAAAAGATGGAGGCTCTTATTGATGGTCGATGGCTCACGCTTGCGCAAAACATTAATTATGCCCCAGAAGGCCCAATTAAATCGTTGAAGCGAGGGTCGAGATTGGAGTCAGTCAAAACAGAATTGGACGCTGACTATAGAGTATTAAGAATCTTAAGTGACAATTTAGATCTTAATTATGAATATTGGGCCGGAACAGACCGGGTTAAAAGTGTTGAGAGTCGTGCCAATGGGTCATTCTCCGCGCTGACTCAATATTACTATGATTCGTTTGGTCGCTTAGAATCTTTTGAAGAGTCAGGCAAAGTGACCAGCTGGACGTTTGATGCCAATGGCAACCGCATAGAGACTAAAACCGATGAGGAGTTGGTAAAGAAATATGCAATCGCCCCAAATAGCAATCAGCTGCAATCAGTGACTGACGTTCTGAAATCCTCAACGTCGACTGTTGAAAACAATCAATTTGGCAATGCTACTGTTTTTGGTGGGATAGCTTTTGACTATACTTCTGACAACCTAGTGGATCAGACATCAAATGGGATGCAATATATTTACAATGGAATGGGCCTAAGAATGGGCCATCGCAGATTTCTACAACACGACAGTGATACTCAGTTTTTCTTTTTTGACGACACGAGACTGTTAAGTGAATATGACTTCACAGGTAAATCGCAAAAAGAATACATCTATTTGAACGATAGGCTGTTTGCGGTTGTTGATTCGCGTGACGGCGCAGCTTCGAGCACCTCAGCGGGTGGCGGAAGTGGTAGCTCAGTATCTAAACCAACGCTCTTTTATGTCAATATCGATGCATTAGGCACTCCCAAAAGTGTCGAAGCTGAAGGCGGAAAAGTTGTTTGGCAAGCGCAGTACAGTCCTTTTGGTCTTGCTACCGTAAACGACAATCCCGATGGTGATAGCCAAACATTTACTTTATCCCACCGCTTCCCGGGGCAGTATTACGACGACAGCACGGGGCTTCATTACAATATCAATCGTGATTATGATCCACATTCGGGCCGCTATTTACAGACCGACCCCATTGGTTTGGTGTCAGGATTTAACACTTATCTTTACACGAGCCATGATCCTATTAACAATGTGGACAAAAATGGACTGTTCGCACCTGCTGTATTTTTTGGTGCAAGAATAGCATATAAGATGTTCCTCTCGTCGGTAGGTGTTTTAGGCGCAAGAGAAGTTGCCAAGAATGCTTTCGAGAATGGCGCCATAACGGTCCCCTCTAATACTTTGCCAGAGAATACTGCTGAGGAAGGTGAGAAAACGGGCGAACTCATGCCAAGGGACCAGTGCAAGACAGGAGATCCGGACGACTGTGAAAAATTGGTGAGGGATTGGCTGGAGGAGACTTATAACTACTATAATTACTTGTACAAAACGGGCTTTCTTACCAGCGAGGAATTTCAGGAGGCCCAGTATGCTGCAGCTAGAGAGGCAAAACTTAAGCTTTTTAGATGCCAAAACAACGTGATGAAGCCCGATGAGTTTAAAGTGCCACAACCCCTGCCTGGATTTACTCCACCTCGCCGTGGCCCCCTTGGAAATTTTTAAAATTTGAGTCGAAATCTATTCGGATATCTCAAATGAGATATCCGAAGAAAAAGCCTCCGGCTCGATCCAGATGACACACCCATTTACACACCCAGCCAGGTGGGTACGTCATCTGATTGGACCGACATTTCAGTGGGAGGTTCCAGCGTTTGCGGAATCAATAACGGCGACACACTTTGTTGGGGGCAAAATATGTTAGGTTTTATTCCCACAACGGCGGCGCCATTTTTGATTTTAGAATTTCAGTAAGACAATAGATCAAGCGATGCACGGTAGAGTCTTGCCTGGCTGTTGAAGGCTTCGGCGTTTGCAAAAATTAAGTTTTCTTAAGGAATCGTCCGGGTCCCAAAACAGCAATAATCAATATTCTTTTGGTTCTAAGTTGATAAATCAGTCGATAACCATCATACACAATCTGTCGAAAGATCGGATTCTCTTCTACTATGCTTCCTGATTCGGGAAAACGAGTTAGTCTTTCAACAGAATCAATTAACTCATCTACAAAGGTAATGGCTCTTGGCGGATTGTCTTCAGCAATGAAGTCACCTATGGACTCAATATCCTTTAAGGCTTGAGGGGACCAAACTATTTCCACTTTTTCTTCATGGCCTTTAATTTTTTGATTGCAGACTTGTGCTCAATACCTTCGCCTGATTCAATTTGTGAAAGACCAATAGCCATTTTCTTAAGAGCGTCTTTTTCATCAAGCATTTTATCATAAGCCGCTTTTGAAAGAAGCACCACAGGTTCGCCTTGCTTGTGGGTTATGACCTGGGTTTTTCCGGAGGAAACTTCCTTCAGAGTTTCATAAAGGTCACTTCTTAAGGAAGTGGCAGATTTCACTTTTGGGGTTCCCATAAATACCTCCACCTCAAAGCGTACGTTATTACGTACATATTGTCAAGGATACGTTTTTAAGCCGAACTTCTCTTCAAATTCAATCATTTCGATAACGAGGTAATAGGTCCTCAAATTGAGGTGTTTCGCCCCTATTAACCAATAAATAAATGTCACCAAGGAGCAACGGCTCCGCGCCCCGCCCTTTGTCTAGCCCAGTTGTTTCATACTGATACGACTAAAGTTTTAGGGCCATTCGTCCGATAGAAAAGAATGATTAAGGCAAATCTTAACATTCTTTCTAAAATTCGAGTGAGTATCTTTTCGATCACCACGTTTTTGGTCGTGATTATGGGAGCGCTGGTCTACTTTTCTCTTGTGTCGCCTCCGCCCATAGTCATAGGTACTGCGCTTGATTCAACACGTTCGCCGGCTTCGATTGTTTCTCCTTCTGCGGGTCCGATCAGCGAGGCTGTTTCTGACGAGGTGATGCCCACAATCAACTTGGGTTGCCTAGACCGTGGCCATATTAAACCCATTGATTCAAAGGCTTCTTACGTGCGTGTCACCGGAAAATTCT
Proteins encoded:
- a CDS encoding type II toxin-antitoxin system RelE/ParE family toxin produces the protein MEIVWSPQALKDIESIGDFIAEDNPPRAITFVDELIDSVERLTRFPESGSIVEENPIFRQIVYDGYRLIYQLRTKRILIIAVLGPGRFLKKT
- a CDS encoding RHS repeat protein — its product is MSGHLVFIFILLSFLAPTELRAERVNSRDTFTIDTLPPGSVPAWFYTQVSGGTGGPWPPDIFKAEPNFHAITGYLRGTSTMDLADTGVFLFKEYFSGVNEYLSRNEDYALANYTNSYYEMTGMKRTWQPDHYYVDGSIFAKWDATLRRKSDGAIQIGQWRRGQSTYHGRACPKGYKGVILRNIDASTEYFCAPKSDAMNPEQNYGASCNSGPTNPINLSTGNKYQEITVISPKGSSPLYFKFYYNSQRSAAGKWTHSFSRHLTDTLASSLAQNASAAISGRASVISISAVRDDGRTLTFWNTIDWTNKKTERDTWFGSSTSAERLLSAYDDSGNLIGLLLEDEAGNRESYDINGRLLNIGYDDGRFVEARYNAQGKLTRLIDEFGNTLRVSRKKSNGNIQAVVDLTGNRFRIKGTGKDNSFRLKEIIFPDATLDIKFDNPTTKLLYEDQRDNTLLTGLVDPANNVVGSWAYDDQGRAVLSVKQNGSHAYSVAYNPDGSATVTDPYGISKTFKFKSVLGINRVASISGEYCNICINSVAKKEYNAAGNLERETDFRGNVTYYEYNDRNLLTLKVEGEGSADPRTTTIQWEPDFNKPDKITVGRLTTDYDYNKKRKLIRVTKTSSDTSLVSKTIYKYYSNNKLKSVDGPRKSVDGVNDVTLYRWDSLGNLSSITNAYGHKTTFKEIIGNKITEYANDLDPSELSRIVEVTSPNGSIRYKYYDLKNREVRSSIGDRTITYIYNDMDQLVEEIGPKSNSKGVMGKKIYTYDANGNVDLITNEIGESIKHKYDQMNNLETVTYFDRSGTARRHVNMYYDNNNRLAVSEAGMGQQIRTTYNPQGLVKTIKNPNVDLLNFDYDSLNRRNLLVDPAGVTSTLVYDEFDNVEQVTDPKGNTTHYSYNGLGYLVGIESPDSGPTSFVPDEAGNIVSKTGAKGEFFTYRYDALNRITSVEAPNPADSVYYEYDQCANGIGSLCSVRRDKTLLTYAYNNYGEVVERSQSYGETPENSTAKAVLNYQYDQMGLLVGMVYPSGMEVSYQRNLAGQIKKMEALIDGRWLTLAQNINYAPEGPIKSLKRGSRLESVKTELDADYRVLRILSDNLDLNYEYWAGTDRVKSVESRANGSFSALTQYYYDSFGRLESFEESGKVTSWTFDANGNRIETKTDEELVKKYAIAPNSNQLQSVTDVLKSSTSTVENNQFGNATVFGGIAFDYTSDNLVDQTSNGMQYIYNGMGLRMGHRRFLQHDSDTQFFFFDDTRLLSEYDFTGKSQKEYIYLNDRLFAVVDSRDGAASSTSAGGGSGSSVSKPTLFYVNIDALGTPKSVEAEGGKVVWQAQYSPFGLATVNDNPDGDSQTFTLSHRFPGQYYDDSTGLHYNINRDYDPHSGRYLQTDPIGLVSGFNTYLYTSHDPINNVDKNGLFAPAVFFGARIAYKMFLSSVGVLGAREVAKNAFENGAITVPSNTLPENTAEEGEKTGELMPRDQCKTGDPDDCEKLVRDWLEETYNYYNYLYKTGFLTSEEFQEAQYAAAREAKLKLFRCQNNVMKPDEFKVPQPLPGFTPPRRGPLGNF
- a CDS encoding type II toxin-antitoxin system Phd/YefM family antitoxin, with protein sequence MGTPKVKSATSLRSDLYETLKEVSSGKTQVITHKQGEPVVLLSKAAYDKMLDEKDALKKMAIGLSQIESGEGIEHKSAIKKLKAMKKKWK